Below is a genomic region from Rhodospirillum centenum SW.
TGGGCAAGTCCTACAAGGGCCGCCCGGTGCTGCGCGACGTCAGCCTGTCGGTCAACCGCGGCGAGGCGGTCGGCCTGCTGGGTCCCAACGGGGCCGGCAAGACGACCTGCTTCTACATCATCACCGGCCTGATCCTGCCCGACTACGGCAGCATCACCCTGGACGGGACGGAGATCACCGAACTGCCCATGTACCGCCGGGCGCGGCTGGGCATCGGCTATCTGCCGCAGGAGGCCAGCATCTTCCGCGGCCTGTCGGTGGAGAACAACATCCGCGCCGTGCTGGAGGTGGTGGAGCCCGACCGCGACACCCGCGAGCACATGCTGGACGAGCTGCTGGCCGAGTTCTCCATCTCGCACCTGCGCCGCACCCCGGCGCTGGCGCTCTCCGGCGGTGAGCGGCGGCGGGTGGAGATCGCCCGCGCCCTGGCCAGCCAGCCGCACTTCATCCTGCTGGACGAGCCCTTCGCCGGCATCGACCCGATCGCGGTGAACGACATCCGCGAGCTGGTCAGCCATCTGCGCGAACGGGGCATCGGCGTGCTGATCACCGACCACAATGTCCGCGAGACGCTGGACATCGTGGACCGCGCCTACATCCTGCACGACGGCATGGTGCTGATGGAGGGTGCGCCGTCGGAGATCGTGGCGCACAAGGATGTCCGCCGCGTCTATCTGGGCGAACGCTTCAGCCTCTGATCCCGGCGTCCTTTCCCGCATCGCAGGTCCCGCACCGCAGACCGCGTGGACCCTGGCGGCGTGCGGCCGATCGGCACACTTCTTGCGAGCGTGTCACGGCGCGGGGGTTGCAGACGCCCCGGACCGGCCCTTAGAATACCCCCGGCAGGCAACCCCAGAGGTGGAAGCGGTCGGGAATGGCGCTCCAACAACGGCTCGACCTACGGCAGACCCAGGCGCTGGTGATGACGCCGCAGTTGCAGCAGGCGATCAAGCTGCTGCAACTGTCGAACCTGGAACTGTCCGAATTCGTCGAGCGCGAGATCGAGCAGAACCCCCTGCTGGAGCGCGACGACGGCGAACGCTGGCGCGATGCCCCGCCCGACGGGGTGGACCGGCCCGAGCCGGAGGCGCCGGTGCCCGAGGGGCGCACCCGCGACACGGTGGAACTGGCCGCCAGCGACCGCATCGCCCCGGCGGCCGACGCGCCGCTGGATACCGACTACGAGAATGTCTGGACCAACTCCAGCCAGGCCGACATCCGCGAGGCCGGCGACGGTGGCGAGGCCTTCGGCTCCTGGTCCGCGCGCGGCGGCAGCTTCGAGGACGACGAGGGCTCGCTGGAGCAGACGCTCACCGGCCGGATCACCCTGCGCGACCATCTGGAGCAGCAGATCGTCATGGACATGCCCGACCCGCTGGACCGGCTGGTCGCCCGCGCCCTGACGGACCAGCTCGACGAGGCCGGCTATCTCACGGCCGACCTCGCGGCCGTGGCGGAGCAGCTCGGCTGCCCCGCGGTGCGGGTGGAGGCGGTGCTGGCGCGGCTCCAGAAGCTGGACCCGCCGGGCATCTTCGCCCGCTCCCTGAAGGAGTGCCTGGCGCTCCAGCTCCGCGAGCTGGACCGGCTGGATCCCTGCATGCAGGCCCTGTTGGACAATCTGCCGCTGCTGGCCGGCCGCAACATCCCGGCCCTGCTGAAGGCCTGCCAGGTGGACGCCGAGGATCTGGCCGACATGGTGGCCGAGATCAAGGCGCTGAACCCCAAGCCGGCGCTCGCCTTCGACCACGCTCCGGTGCAGACGGTGGTGCCCGACATCCTGATGCGCCCCGCCCCCGGCGGCGGCTGGATCGTGGAACTGAACACCGACACCCTGCCCAAGGTGCTGGTCAATCAGCGCTATTACGCCCGCGTCTCCGGCGCCGCCCGGAACAGGACGGAGAAGGAGTACATCTCCGAACGGTTCCAGCAGGCGAGCTGGCTGGTGAAGTCGCTGCACCAGCGGGCCAACACCATCCTGAAGGTGGCGACGGAGATCGTGCGCCAGCAGGACGCTTTCTTCCTGCACGGGTTGCAGTTCCTGAAGCCGCTGATCCTGCGCGACATCGCCGATGCCATCGGCATGCACGAAAGCACCGTCAGCCGCGTCACGACCAACAAGTTCATCGCCACGCCGCGCGGCGTGTTCGAGCTGAAGTACTTCTTCACCTCCGCCATCGCCGGCGCGGACGGGCAGGCCGCGCACTCCGCCGAGGCCGTGCGCTACCGCATCAAGTCCTTGATCGACGCGGAAAAACCCGATGACGTCCTGTCCGACGACAAGCTGGTGGAGATCCTCCGTGCGGAAGGGATCGACATTGCACGCCGGACCGTCGCGAAGTATCGTGAGGGCATGAAAATCCCATCCTCCGTGCAGCGCCGCCGGGAGAAGGTTCTTGGTCTCTGAATGCCGCGCTGATCACGGTCGGGGCGCCCCGGTATCCGTTCCGGCCTGCTGCCGGACGTCGTTCTCCGGGCCCTCCGGGTGCAGCCGGGCCCAGGGGCGGAAAGGCCCCCAGGCGTAGCACGGGTCCGGCAGAAGGCCGCCCCGATACCACCTTCCCGCATTTCTCTTCGTAAGTGCCGATTGGAACGGACTGCCATGCAGGTAACAGTTAAAGGCAAGCAGTTGGACGTGGGCGATGCCCTGCGTTCGCACGTCACCGACACGATCTCGGCCCTGGTCGCCAAGTATTTTGGCAACCCGCTGGACGCGACGGTCGTGATCTCCCGCGATGCCCACCTTTTCAAGGCGGACATCCAGGTCCACGTCGGACGCGGAATCCTGTTGCAGTCGTACGGTGAGGCGACGGAACCCTATCCCGCCTTCGACGACGCCGCGGAAAAGGTCGCCAAGCGGATGCGGCGCTACAAGCGCCGGATGCGCGACCACCACGGCCGCGCCGCCGAGGAAGCGCCCCTGCTGGCGCGGAAGTATATCCTGGAGGCCCCGCCCCTGGACGACGGCGATGCCGACGACCAAGTGGACAGCCTTGATGCCGGGACCGACGCCGCCCAGGCGGGCGACGAGGGTCACCAGCCCATGATCATCGCCGAGATGGAAACCTCCATCCAGACGTTGACCGTGGGCGAGGCCGTGATGCGGATGGATCTGACGGACATTCCCGCCCTGATGTTCCGCAACCGTGCCCATGGCGGCCTGAACATGGTATACCGCAGACCCGACGGGAACATCGGGTGGGTGGACCCGGCCGGGACCGGGGTCCAGGGAGCTTGAGCGTGATCCATGCAGCTTCGTCGGCAAGCCGCCACCGCCGTTCCTGCGGCCGCGTCCGCCATGAATGATCTGATCATTTCGGAGGCCGTCCTCCCCAACCTCAAGGCCGGCTCGAAAAAGCAGGCCTTGCAGGAGCTGGCGCGCAAGGCCGCCGAACTGACGGGTCAGAACGAACGGGCCATCTTCGACGTGCTGGTGGAGCGCGAACGCCTCGGGACCACGGGTGTGGGCCGCGGCATCGCCATCCCCCACGGCAAGCTGGCAGGCATCGCCGGTGTCATGGCGATCTTCGCCCGGTTGGAGCGTCCGGTGGATTTCGAAGCCATCGACGAACAGCCGGTCGATCTGATGTGCCTGCTGCTGGCGCCGGAGACGGCGGGGGCCGACCATCTGAAGGCCCTGGCCCGGGTCTCCCGCCTGCTGCGGGACCCGGTCCTGTGCGACAAGCTGCGCGGCGCGGCCAGCGCCGATGCGATCTACGCCCTGCTGACCCACGCCGAGCAGAGCAACGCCGCCTGACGGCGGAGGTGCGGGTTCGTGCCGTGGATGAAAAAAGGCGCCGGGAGGGGGACCTCCCGGCGCCTTTTCGATTCCGGACCGGTCCCGTGCCGGAGCGTTCCGCCAGCGGAACGGCCCTGGCCCGGGGAGCGGTCAGTGCAGGCTCACCGCCTCCATGTCGTTCTGGCGGACGGTGACGACCGCCAGCGCGCGGTCCTGCACGACCGTCAGTTCGGTACCGTCGGCGGCATGGATGGCGATGCCTGTCCGGCCTTCTGCCGTGACGGGCTTCAGATAGGCCAGATCGTTCAGGCCGAAGGTGGCGAAGTCCTGCGCTGAGAGCGTGCGCAGGGACTGGCTGGTCGGGTTCATGGGAGGACTCGCGTCGGTCGGGCGGTCCCGTTCAGGGACAGCCGCAGGCAGGGGCAGGCAGGAGGGGCAGGCAGGGGGCAGGGACAGGGAAGGGCGGCTCAGCCGATCCGCGCGTCGGGCACGCGGGCGTCGGGCGACACGTCGATCGTCTGCGGCCCGTCGGCATCCACGCCGTTCTGCGGTGTGCCGATCTTGATGGTGCGGACCTTCGGTTCCGGGACAGGGCGGCGCAGGTCGATATGCAGCAGCCCGTTGTCCAGGGTGGCGCCGATCACCTCGATCCCGTCGGCCAGCACGAAGCTGCGCTGGAACTGCCGGGCGGCGATGCCGCGGTGCAGATAGAGACGGTTGCGGTCGTCGCTCTGCTTGCCGCGGATGACAAGCTGGTTGTCCTCGGTCTGGACCTGGAGATCGTCCGAGGTGAAGCCGGCCACGGCAAGCGTGATGCGCAGGCCATCCTCGCCGATCTGCTCGATATTGTAAGGCGGATAGCCCTCATTGGCGCTTTTGGCGATCCGGTCGAGCGTCCGCTCGAACTGGTCGAAGCCCAACAGGAACGGGCTGTTGAACAGGGACAGGCGCGTCGTCACAGCGTCCTCCTCAGGCGAGCGAGCTGCGGGAGTCGCCGGCCCCGGGCGGCCCCTTCGGCGAGCGGCCCAGCCACCCCGCTCCAGCCGGCCCCCGGTCCCTGCGGCACCCGGGTGGGCGGCCCGGTGTGGCACCGCCCGATCGCTTACATGGTTATTTCCCCTTTCCGGTCAAGGCAAGCGTCGCCGTCCGCTGTGTCCACGGGGTCGCTTTCCGGCGCCCGGGCGCGGGCCTGATGCTCCGTTCGCGCAGGCGCGACGGGGGGAACGGGCTTGACCCGCGGTTTCCCCAGAATCTGTGGAGAACTCTGTGGGTGGCAGCGAGTCGGGCCGGATGGACCAAGGTACCTCCACCGTTGCCTAAAAAAAAGGCAGTATTGCGACTCCGGCGCGGAGCACATTCCCCATTCGGGGGGGACATGATAGCGTTGCCGAAATGGCCTGCCGAAGGATCGGGGAACAGCATGGCGGGACCGCGCCTTCCGACAGTTCCGGCCCGGGTCCGCCGACGGCGGCGCGGGGTGGTGTCCGTCGGCCCTGCGGTTGCCGTCCTGGTCGCTGGCATCCTCACCGCCCTGCTGGCCGGCGCCGGTCTGGCGGGCGAACGGCTGCTGATCACCTTCTTCGAGCGGCCGCCCTACTACTACACCCGCCCCGACGGGGTGCCGGCCGGCAGCATGCTGGAGGAGACGCGGCGCATCCTGGAGCATGCCGGCCTGACCTATGAGCTGCGGTCCGTGCCCGCCAGCCGCATCCTGGCCGAGATGGAGATGGGCGCCGAGCCGCAATGCTCGATCGGCTGGTTCGTGACGCAGGAGCGGCGGCGCTTTGCCGTCTTCAGCCTGCCGTTCCACCGCAGCGAGGCGCAGGTCGCCGTCGGCCTGCCGGAGGTGGCGGGGATGCTGCGCCGGGTGGAGAGCGCGCAGCGGCTGCTGGAGCGGCCCGACCTGCGGCTGGGCGTCGTCCACGGCTTCTCCTACGGGACCGCCCTGGACCGGCTGCTGGCGGCCAGCGTGCAGCCGGTGGAACGGGTGCGGGGGACGCCGGCACAGGTGCTGCGCATGGTGGCGTCGCGGCGCTTCGACTACACCTTCGCCGATCCGGAGGAGCTGCCGATGCTGGAGCGCGCGGCCGGGCTGCGTCCCGGCACGCTGGTTCCGGTGGCGCTGCCGGATATTCCGGTGGGCAATCTGCGCCATCTCATGTGCAGCTGGAGCGTGCCGGCCGCCACCCTGGACC
It encodes:
- the lptB gene encoding LPS export ABC transporter ATP-binding protein, which produces MSRTDTAPPPAQGRPGAAADDQGRTGPRLVASNPGLIASKLGKSYKGRPVLRDVSLSVNRGEAVGLLGPNGAGKTTCFYIITGLILPDYGSITLDGTEITELPMYRRARLGIGYLPQEASIFRGLSVENNIRAVLEVVEPDRDTREHMLDELLAEFSISHLRRTPALALSGGERRRVEIARALASQPHFILLDEPFAGIDPIAVNDIRELVSHLRERGIGVLITDHNVRETLDIVDRAYILHDGMVLMEGAPSEIVAHKDVRRVYLGERFSL
- the rpoN gene encoding RNA polymerase factor sigma-54, whose product is MALQQRLDLRQTQALVMTPQLQQAIKLLQLSNLELSEFVEREIEQNPLLERDDGERWRDAPPDGVDRPEPEAPVPEGRTRDTVELAASDRIAPAADAPLDTDYENVWTNSSQADIREAGDGGEAFGSWSARGGSFEDDEGSLEQTLTGRITLRDHLEQQIVMDMPDPLDRLVARALTDQLDEAGYLTADLAAVAEQLGCPAVRVEAVLARLQKLDPPGIFARSLKECLALQLRELDRLDPCMQALLDNLPLLAGRNIPALLKACQVDAEDLADMVAEIKALNPKPALAFDHAPVQTVVPDILMRPAPGGGWIVELNTDTLPKVLVNQRYYARVSGAARNRTEKEYISERFQQASWLVKSLHQRANTILKVATEIVRQQDAFFLHGLQFLKPLILRDIADAIGMHESTVSRVTTNKFIATPRGVFELKYFFTSAIAGADGQAAHSAEAVRYRIKSLIDAEKPDDVLSDDKLVEILRAEGIDIARRTVAKYREGMKIPSSVQRRREKVLGL
- the hpf gene encoding ribosome hibernation-promoting factor, HPF/YfiA family, which translates into the protein MQVTVKGKQLDVGDALRSHVTDTISALVAKYFGNPLDATVVISRDAHLFKADIQVHVGRGILLQSYGEATEPYPAFDDAAEKVAKRMRRYKRRMRDHHGRAAEEAPLLARKYILEAPPLDDGDADDQVDSLDAGTDAAQAGDEGHQPMIIAEMETSIQTLTVGEAVMRMDLTDIPALMFRNRAHGGLNMVYRRPDGNIGWVDPAGTGVQGA
- the ptsN gene encoding PTS IIA-like nitrogen regulatory protein PtsN, which gives rise to MNDLIISEAVLPNLKAGSKKQALQELARKAAELTGQNERAIFDVLVERERLGTTGVGRGIAIPHGKLAGIAGVMAIFARLERPVDFEAIDEQPVDLMCLLLAPETAGADHLKALARVSRLLRDPVLCDKLRGAASADAIYALLTHAEQSNAA
- a CDS encoding DUF1150 family protein — protein: MNPTSQSLRTLSAQDFATFGLNDLAYLKPVTAEGRTGIAIHAADGTELTVVQDRALAVVTVRQNDMEAVSLH
- a CDS encoding Hsp20 family protein; protein product: MTTRLSLFNSPFLLGFDQFERTLDRIAKSANEGYPPYNIEQIGEDGLRITLAVAGFTSDDLQVQTEDNQLVIRGKQSDDRNRLYLHRGIAARQFQRSFVLADGIEVIGATLDNGLLHIDLRRPVPEPKVRTIKIGTPQNGVDADGPQTIDVSPDARVPDARIG
- a CDS encoding substrate-binding periplasmic protein encodes the protein MSVGPAVAVLVAGILTALLAGAGLAGERLLITFFERPPYYYTRPDGVPAGSMLEETRRILEHAGLTYELRSVPASRILAEMEMGAEPQCSIGWFVTQERRRFAVFSLPFHRSEAQVAVGLPEVAGMLRRVESAQRLLERPDLRLGVVHGFSYGTALDRLLAASVQPVERVRGTPAQVLRMVASRRFDYTFADPEELPMLERAAGLRPGTLVPVALPDIPVGNLRHLMCSWSVPAATLDRLDAAIRALFPALQESAAGPEP